From one Uranotaenia lowii strain MFRU-FL unplaced genomic scaffold, ASM2978415v1 HiC_scaffold_130, whole genome shotgun sequence genomic stretch:
- the LOC129759251 gene encoding putative uncharacterized protein DDB_G0282129 isoform X1 — protein MFVIGFGLKIYHKIVRAAVFFNLGSGQVRLIYLARGLNSSVSFYLRAVIMTSPNERRNPFESPENKDGPPLYNSTENFFPLGFSTPQHRNNTQQNNRNYYSAQPKYMLPRQRGFQQNRGRNQPYQHQQQQQHQQQQQYDGSTGKSSSSYGSDDGPSGHLAGGGNYSGRSFHNNRKWNDRNFQNNRQNNQQQNFQPRKHRFGLGHRQNNIEMKTQYTVNDYFHPSMLEDPWSNLMEKAGHGTAATEKGDHFSVETAEEQESGGGGSFGVGED, from the exons atgtttGTAATCGGGTTCGGGCTAAAAATATACCACAAAATCGTTCGTGCGGCCGTTTTCTTTAACCTCGGGTCGGGACAGGTACGTTTAATCTATTTAGCACGGGGTTTAAATTCATCGGTTTCGTTTTACCTTCGCGCAGTAATCATGACTTCTCCCAACGAGCGAAGAAATCCGTTTGAGTCGCCGGAAAACAAAGATGGCCCTCCGTTGTACAACAGTACGGAAAATTTCTTTCCGCTCGGCTTCAGCACCCCTCAGCATCGGAACAATACGCAACAGAACAACCGAAACTATTATTCTGCTCAGCCCAAGTATATGCTTCCGCGGCAACGGGGGTTCCAGCAAAATCGGGGACGAAATCAGCCGTATCAgcatcagcaacaacaacaacatcagcagcaacagcaataTGATGGAAGTACGGGCAAAAGTAGTTCGTCCTACGGAAGTGATGATGGACCGAGCGGTCATTTGGCAGGTGGTGGTAATTATTCGGGGCGCTCTTTTCATAACAACCGGAAATGGAACGACCGGAACTTCCAGAACAATaggcaaaacaatcagcagcaaaatTTCCAACCCCGAAAGCATCGGTTTGGGCTCGGCCATCGACAGAAT AACATTGAAATGAAAACTCAGTACACCGTTAATGATTACTTTCATCCATCGATGCTGGAAGATCCCTGGAGCAATCTTATGGAGAAAGCTGGCCATGGTACTGCGGCAACGGAAAAGGGAGACCATTTTTCTGTTGAAACTGCCGAAGAGCAGGAGAGTGGTGGAGGAGGTAGCTTTGGCGTAGGAGAGGATTAA
- the LOC129759251 gene encoding serum response factor homolog A isoform X2: protein MTSPNERRNPFESPENKDGPPLYNSTENFFPLGFSTPQHRNNTQQNNRNYYSAQPKYMLPRQRGFQQNRGRNQPYQHQQQQQHQQQQQYDGSTGKSSSSYGSDDGPSGHLAGGGNYSGRSFHNNRKWNDRNFQNNRQNNQQQNFQPRKHRFGLGHRQNNIEMKTQYTVNDYFHPSMLEDPWSNLMEKAGHGTAATEKGDHFSVETAEEQESGGGGSFGVGED, encoded by the exons ATGACTTCTCCCAACGAGCGAAGAAATCCGTTTGAGTCGCCGGAAAACAAAGATGGCCCTCCGTTGTACAACAGTACGGAAAATTTCTTTCCGCTCGGCTTCAGCACCCCTCAGCATCGGAACAATACGCAACAGAACAACCGAAACTATTATTCTGCTCAGCCCAAGTATATGCTTCCGCGGCAACGGGGGTTCCAGCAAAATCGGGGACGAAATCAGCCGTATCAgcatcagcaacaacaacaacatcagcagcaacagcaataTGATGGAAGTACGGGCAAAAGTAGTTCGTCCTACGGAAGTGATGATGGACCGAGCGGTCATTTGGCAGGTGGTGGTAATTATTCGGGGCGCTCTTTTCATAACAACCGGAAATGGAACGACCGGAACTTCCAGAACAATaggcaaaacaatcagcagcaaaatTTCCAACCCCGAAAGCATCGGTTTGGGCTCGGCCATCGACAGAAT AACATTGAAATGAAAACTCAGTACACCGTTAATGATTACTTTCATCCATCGATGCTGGAAGATCCCTGGAGCAATCTTATGGAGAAAGCTGGCCATGGTACTGCGGCAACGGAAAAGGGAGACCATTTTTCTGTTGAAACTGCCGAAGAGCAGGAGAGTGGTGGAGGAGGTAGCTTTGGCGTAGGAGAGGATTAA